Proteins encoded together in one Prunus dulcis chromosome 3, ALMONDv2, whole genome shotgun sequence window:
- the LOC117623220 gene encoding uncharacterized protein LOC117623220 → MSSSSASKAIVAASVGIVEALKDQGICRWNSPLRSVHQQAKTQLRSFSQANNKLSSSSASAAFSKVRDEKLKKSEESLRTVMYLSCWGPN, encoded by the coding sequence ATGAGTTCATCAAGTGCAAGCAAGGCTATTGTGGCAGCAAGTGTTGGAATTGTGGAGGCATTGAAGGACCAAGGGATATGCAGATGGAACTCTCCTTTAAGATCTGTGCACCAGCAAGCCAAAACCCAACTCAGGTCATTTTCTCAGGCCAACAACAAgctctcatcttcttctgcTTCAGCTGCTTTCAGTAAAGTCAGAGATGAGAAGCTGAAGAAATCAGAGGAGTCTTTGAGGACAGTCATGTACTTGAGCTGCTGGGGTCCCAACTAA